One part of the Nocardioides zeae genome encodes these proteins:
- a CDS encoding threonine aldolase family protein, with the protein MTEATARPVDLRSDTLTSPTPAMRRAMADAEVGDDVYGEDPTVRALEERVAALLGHEAALFCPTGSMANVLALRTLVGVGEEVLCESRAHIARAELGAHAAYTGLTMRTWSDPRGGVDLAAVEDLFAPDLGPFFVATRAVAIENTHNFAGGTVAPLADLEALRSFADAHGVGIHLDGARIWNAHVATGVPLATYGGLVDVAAVCLSKGLGAPIGSLVVGSADAVAESRVWRKRMGGGMRQVGVLAAAGLHALEHHVERLADDHAHARLLAEAWDVDPAGVETNIVVREVGDAAAYVAAAAAEGVRVSALGRTTVRLVTHLDVTRDDAERAAGVLASLPR; encoded by the coding sequence ATGACGGAGGCGACCGCACGACCGGTCGACCTCCGCTCCGACACCCTGACGTCGCCGACCCCCGCGATGCGCCGCGCCATGGCGGACGCGGAGGTCGGCGACGACGTGTACGGCGAGGACCCCACGGTCCGGGCGCTCGAGGAGCGCGTCGCCGCGCTGCTGGGTCACGAGGCCGCCCTCTTCTGCCCCACCGGGTCGATGGCCAACGTGCTGGCGCTCCGCACGCTCGTCGGCGTCGGCGAGGAGGTGCTCTGCGAGTCGCGGGCCCACATCGCGCGGGCGGAGCTCGGGGCGCACGCGGCCTACACCGGCCTGACGATGCGCACGTGGAGCGACCCCCGCGGGGGCGTCGACCTGGCGGCGGTCGAGGACCTCTTCGCGCCCGACCTCGGCCCGTTCTTCGTGGCCACGCGGGCCGTCGCGATCGAGAACACCCACAACTTCGCGGGCGGCACCGTGGCGCCACTGGCCGACCTGGAGGCCCTGCGCTCGTTCGCCGACGCCCACGGCGTCGGGATCCACCTCGACGGTGCGCGCATCTGGAACGCCCACGTGGCGACCGGGGTGCCGCTCGCGACGTACGGCGGGCTCGTCGACGTCGCCGCCGTCTGCCTGTCCAAGGGCCTGGGGGCGCCGATCGGCTCCCTCGTCGTCGGCAGCGCCGACGCGGTGGCCGAGAGCCGCGTGTGGCGCAAGCGCATGGGTGGGGGCATGCGCCAGGTGGGCGTGCTGGCCGCGGCCGGCCTGCACGCGCTCGAGCACCACGTCGAGCGGCTGGCGGACGACCACGCCCACGCACGGTTGCTCGCCGAGGCGTGGGACGTCGACCCCGCCGGGGTCGAGACCAACATCGTGGTGCGGGAGGTGGGCGACGCGGCGGCGTACGTCGCGGCCGCGGCCGCCGAGGGCGTGCGGGTGTCGGCGCTGGGCCGGACCACGGTGCGGCTCGTGACGCACCTCGACGTGACGCGCGACGACGCCGAGCGGGCCGCAGGGGTGCTCGCCTCCCTGCCGCGCTGA
- a CDS encoding discoidin domain-containing protein — MSVCAGCGRAVSGGRFCGHCGRPLDAGTGSGTGTNARIPRVEAPLAVSDPPSATATDATPTAPGTEVPPVAWTPGGHGDGPRFPLYADEVAAAPPATGPDPLPEPPRRRPSRALPVLVVLLAVLLVGVVVGGSILLARDTDPTRTQEAEGAQGAQGSAGADDPADTAAPDATDAEPDLDVPEPRALSDLATASASRTAPAGTSLDGSRVEYGAENLVDGDTSTTWRVEGDGTGEVLTFSFGEEVAVTTVGLVNGYDKVDTDPDGGEVDWYVRNRHVTQVRWTFDDGRVLEQDLVDDRAMQTVTIPAARTSTVELEIVAVSGHGGADRTPISEVELDGAPVAELD; from the coding sequence GTGAGCGTCTGCGCCGGGTGCGGCAGGGCCGTGAGCGGCGGCCGGTTCTGCGGGCACTGCGGGCGTCCGCTCGACGCCGGCACCGGGTCCGGCACGGGCACCAACGCCCGCATCCCTCGTGTCGAGGCGCCCCTGGCGGTGTCGGACCCCCCGTCCGCCACGGCGACGGACGCGACGCCCACCGCCCCGGGGACCGAGGTGCCGCCCGTCGCCTGGACACCGGGCGGGCACGGCGACGGGCCGCGCTTCCCGCTGTACGCCGACGAGGTGGCCGCCGCCCCGCCCGCCACGGGGCCCGACCCGCTCCCGGAGCCACCGCGGCGGCGTCCCTCGCGTGCCCTGCCCGTCCTCGTCGTGCTGCTCGCCGTGCTCCTCGTCGGCGTCGTCGTCGGCGGCAGCATCCTGCTGGCCCGCGACACCGATCCGACCCGGACTCAAGAGGCCGAGGGAGCCCAAGGAGCCCAGGGGTCCGCGGGGGCCGACGACCCCGCGGACACCGCCGCGCCCGACGCGACGGACGCGGAGCCCGACCTCGACGTGCCCGAGCCGCGCGCGCTGAGCGACCTGGCGACCGCCTCGGCGTCGCGCACCGCCCCGGCCGGCACGAGCCTCGACGGCAGCCGGGTCGAGTACGGCGCGGAGAACCTGGTCGACGGCGACACCAGCACCACGTGGCGGGTCGAGGGCGACGGCACCGGCGAGGTGCTGACGTTCTCGTTCGGCGAGGAGGTGGCGGTGACCACGGTCGGCCTCGTCAACGGCTACGACAAGGTCGACACGGACCCCGACGGTGGCGAGGTCGACTGGTACGTCCGCAACCGGCACGTCACGCAGGTGCGGTGGACGTTCGACGACGGCCGGGTGCTCGAGCAGGACCTCGTCGACGACCGGGCGATGCAGACGGTCACCATCCCGGCCGCGCGCACCTCGACGGTCGAGCTGGAGATCGTCGCGGTCTCGGGCCACGGCGGGGCCGACCGCACCCCGATCAGCGAGGTCGAGCTCGACGGCGCGCCGGTGGCCGAGCTCGACTGA
- a CDS encoding deoxyribonuclease IV: protein MRNPVGTHVPVGRNLRDGALRTALELGCEAVQVFVGNPRGWSLTPGDPRVDAGFAEGARDAGLRTFVHTPYLVNLGSPTPATYERSVAVVAHNLERAARIRAEGVVVHTGSFVEVDPERAEERYAAALRQVREGLLPVLDALGDDGPWLLLEPTAGQGRSLCAGVDDLPAYLDAVDRHPRVGVCLDTCHVFAAGAPLDEPGGTTATLDRLVEVAGEGRLRLVHANDSLDVRGSLRDRHEKIGQGHIGLGAFEELFRHPATDGVPFVLETPGSRDADDPDLPLLKKLREAAGSEVDG, encoded by the coding sequence ATGCGCAACCCGGTCGGAACCCATGTGCCCGTGGGCAGGAACCTCCGCGACGGCGCCCTCCGCACCGCCCTGGAGCTCGGCTGCGAGGCCGTCCAGGTGTTCGTCGGCAACCCGCGGGGCTGGTCCCTCACCCCGGGCGACCCCCGCGTCGACGCCGGCTTCGCCGAGGGCGCCCGCGACGCGGGCCTCCGCACGTTCGTCCACACGCCCTACCTCGTGAACCTCGGTTCGCCCACCCCCGCGACGTACGAGCGCTCGGTGGCCGTCGTCGCCCACAACCTCGAGCGGGCGGCCCGGATCCGCGCCGAGGGCGTCGTCGTGCACACCGGGTCGTTCGTGGAGGTCGACCCGGAGCGCGCCGAGGAGCGGTACGCCGCGGCCCTGCGCCAGGTGCGCGAGGGACTCCTGCCCGTGCTCGACGCGCTCGGCGACGACGGCCCGTGGCTGCTGCTCGAGCCGACCGCCGGCCAGGGTCGCTCCCTCTGTGCGGGCGTCGACGACCTGCCGGCCTACCTCGACGCCGTCGACCGGCACCCGCGCGTCGGGGTCTGCCTCGACACCTGCCACGTCTTCGCCGCCGGTGCCCCGCTGGACGAGCCGGGCGGCACGACGGCGACCCTCGACCGGCTCGTGGAGGTCGCGGGCGAGGGCCGCCTGCGCCTCGTGCACGCCAACGACTCCCTCGACGTGCGCGGCTCGCTGCGCGACCGCCACGAGAAGATCGGGCAGGGCCACATCGGGCTCGGCGCGTTCGAGGAGCTCTTCCGCCACCCCGCGACCGACGGGGTGCCGTTCGTGCTGGAGACCCCCGGCTCCCGGGACGCCGACGACCCCGACCTCCCCCTCCTGAAGAAGCTGCGGGAGGCCGCCGGGTCGGAGGTCGACGGGTGA
- the pknB gene encoding Stk1 family PASTA domain-containing Ser/Thr kinase → MLPDEPPASRGPGGPAGVGPDLAGRVLEDRYRIGELVARGGMASVHVATDLRLDRTVAVKVMHPSLGDPVTGNASFAQRFVREAQAAARLSHPNVVAVHDQGSDAGLTYLVMEYVPGSTLRDVIRDRAPLSPARALALLEPIVAAVSAAHRAGIVHRDVKPENVLIADDGRVKVADFGLARAVDADSHHTTTGGVLIGTVSYLAPELVVDGTSDARADVYALGVVLHELLTGQKPHQGETPIQIAYKHVHADVPPPSRLVPGLPAYVDALVARATARDRSQRPADAGVLLHHVRRVQQALNEGVARDDDLVADLLPRPAAPDDTDTSPEPFDAADLASLRGDGFAEAELYPALAQASSPVPDDGATAVRRRPPGTLPPPAPPVAPPPGSERGEVTSRLFLGEQDADDADEDADEDADEDAALAARRASRRRARLLGSLVIVLALVGGLAFYFLSWRYVPAPRLLDLTQAEATERAQADGFDVEIGPAGYSETVAAGLVMATDPEGGEELVRGGTITLTISRGPERYAVPSLRGRTADEAREALESTNLAYAEAEPQYDEEVPEGAVIATDPAQGTVVRPDETVTVVLSLGRRPIPVEDFTGRSRGEAEAALTTGDPEIQGDELQVSVSEEFSDTVPAGTVISQDPSGGTLNLGDTVTLVVSKGPELVTIPDGLVGARVEDVRGQLEGLGLVVDEQGLIGGDGPRIGYVTGVSPGTGEQVRRGTTVTLTVL, encoded by the coding sequence GTGCTGCCCGACGAGCCACCCGCCTCCCGGGGTCCCGGCGGCCCCGCAGGGGTCGGTCCGGACCTAGCCGGCCGCGTGCTCGAGGACCGCTACCGCATCGGCGAGCTCGTGGCCCGGGGCGGCATGGCGAGCGTGCACGTCGCCACCGACCTCCGCCTCGACCGCACGGTGGCGGTCAAGGTCATGCACCCGTCCCTCGGCGACCCCGTCACCGGCAACGCGAGCTTCGCGCAGCGGTTCGTGCGAGAGGCCCAGGCCGCGGCGCGCCTCTCCCACCCCAACGTCGTGGCGGTCCACGACCAGGGCAGCGACGCCGGGCTGACCTACCTGGTCATGGAGTACGTGCCCGGCAGCACGCTGCGCGACGTCATCCGCGACCGGGCGCCCCTCAGCCCGGCCCGGGCCCTGGCCCTGCTGGAGCCGATCGTCGCCGCCGTCAGCGCCGCGCACCGCGCCGGCATCGTGCACCGGGACGTGAAGCCGGAGAACGTCCTCATCGCCGACGACGGGCGGGTCAAGGTCGCCGACTTCGGCCTGGCGCGCGCCGTCGACGCGGACTCGCACCACACGACCACCGGCGGCGTGCTCATCGGCACGGTGTCCTACCTGGCGCCCGAGCTCGTCGTGGACGGCACGTCCGACGCCCGTGCCGACGTCTACGCGCTGGGCGTGGTGCTCCACGAGCTGCTGACCGGCCAGAAGCCGCACCAGGGCGAGACGCCGATCCAGATCGCCTACAAGCACGTGCACGCCGACGTGCCGCCGCCGTCGCGGCTGGTGCCGGGGCTCCCGGCGTACGTCGACGCCCTCGTCGCGCGGGCCACCGCGCGCGACCGCTCGCAGCGGCCCGCGGACGCCGGCGTCCTGCTCCACCACGTCCGTCGGGTGCAGCAGGCGCTCAACGAGGGCGTGGCGCGCGACGACGACCTCGTGGCGGACCTGCTCCCCCGGCCCGCCGCCCCCGACGACACCGACACCTCGCCGGAGCCCTTCGACGCGGCCGACCTGGCGTCCCTGCGCGGCGACGGCTTCGCGGAGGCCGAGCTCTACCCCGCGCTGGCCCAGGCCTCCTCCCCCGTGCCCGACGACGGCGCGACCGCGGTGCGCCGCCGCCCGCCCGGCACGCTCCCGCCGCCGGCGCCGCCGGTGGCACCGCCGCCGGGCTCGGAGCGGGGCGAGGTGACCAGCCGCCTGTTCCTGGGCGAGCAGGACGCGGACGACGCCGACGAGGACGCCGACGAGGACGCCGACGAGGACGCCGCCCTCGCCGCCCGCCGGGCCTCGCGCCGCCGCGCCCGGCTGCTGGGCTCCCTGGTCATCGTGCTCGCGCTCGTGGGCGGCCTGGCCTTCTACTTCCTGTCGTGGCGCTACGTGCCGGCCCCCCGCCTGCTCGACCTCACGCAGGCCGAGGCGACCGAGCGGGCGCAGGCCGACGGCTTCGACGTCGAGATCGGACCGGCCGGGTACTCGGAGACCGTCGCCGCCGGCCTCGTCATGGCGACGGACCCCGAGGGCGGCGAGGAGCTCGTGCGCGGCGGCACCATCACGCTCACCATCTCGCGCGGGCCCGAGCGGTACGCCGTGCCGTCGCTCCGCGGCCGCACCGCCGACGAGGCCCGGGAGGCGCTGGAGAGCACGAACCTCGCGTACGCCGAGGCCGAGCCGCAGTACGACGAGGAGGTGCCCGAGGGTGCGGTGATCGCGACCGACCCCGCCCAGGGCACGGTGGTCCGTCCGGACGAGACCGTGACCGTCGTGCTCAGCCTGGGCCGGCGGCCCATCCCCGTGGAGGACTTCACCGGCCGCTCCCGCGGGGAGGCCGAGGCGGCCCTGACCACCGGCGACCCGGAGATCCAGGGCGACGAGCTGCAGGTGAGCGTCTCCGAGGAGTTCTCCGACACGGTCCCGGCGGGCACGGTGATCAGCCAGGACCCCAGCGGCGGCACCCTCAACCTCGGGGACACGGTCACGCTCGTCGTGTCCAAGGGACCCGAGCTCGTGACCATCCCCGACGGGCTCGTCGGAGCCCGCGTGGAGGACGTCCGCGGGCAGCTCGAGGGCCTCGGCCTCGTCGTCGACGAGCAGGGCCTGATCGGCGGCGACGGACCCCGGATCGGCTACGTGACCGGGGTCAGCCCGGGCACCGGCGAGCAGGTGCGACGCGGCACCACCGTGACGCTGACCGTGCTCTGA
- a CDS encoding Rv2175c family DNA-binding protein, translated as MSETTGAPDLGALVGDWIDWAETGRRLGVSVSRVRTLIRENQLPAAVPSPGAGQQVPALFVQDGELLKGLPGLTVMMSDHGFDHREIIEWLYTDADLPGRPVDALVENRGAEVKRRAQAMH; from the coding sequence ATGAGCGAGACGACGGGAGCGCCGGACCTCGGGGCGCTGGTGGGTGACTGGATCGACTGGGCCGAGACCGGGCGACGCCTGGGCGTGAGCGTGTCCCGCGTGCGGACGCTCATCCGGGAGAACCAGCTGCCGGCGGCCGTGCCGTCCCCGGGGGCCGGTCAGCAGGTCCCGGCGCTGTTCGTGCAGGACGGCGAGCTCCTCAAGGGCCTCCCCGGCCTGACGGTGATGATGTCGGACCACGGGTTCGACCACCGCGAGATCATCGAGTGGCTCTACACCGACGCCGACCTGCCGGGCCGCCCGGTCGACGCGCTCGTCGAGAACCGCGGCGCCGAGGTCAAGCGGCGCGCGCAGGCGATGCACTGA
- a CDS encoding polyprenyl synthetase family protein — protein sequence MPPETLDVARFDLAGAIADALAEFLDEQAERLAPLGPDAAALLAEARVTVSGGKRLRGRFCFWGFLAVRPDPTPEEVRAVVRAAAALEVLQASALVHDDLMDASDTRRGRPATHRAFEARHREAGWTGDPEQYGAAAAVLLGDLLLSWADELLRRCGLPLPAVAPALEVFDHCRSEVVTGQFLDVSVQARGRADVAEAMRVLRYKSAKYSVERPLHVGAALAGGDAAQLRALTDFGLPLGEAFQLRDDQLGVFGEPATTGKPAGDDLVEGKRTVLVALALEALPADDAAVLDAALGTPLDAAAVDRLRGLFRSSGAEAAVEDLIAGLTTTALEALAAARFPAPATAALEALAVAATRRTS from the coding sequence GTGCCACCCGAGACCCTCGACGTCGCCCGGTTCGACCTCGCGGGAGCCATCGCCGACGCGCTCGCGGAGTTCCTCGACGAGCAGGCCGAGCGCCTCGCGCCGCTCGGCCCCGACGCCGCCGCGCTGCTCGCGGAGGCGCGGGTCACCGTGAGCGGCGGCAAGCGGCTGCGCGGCCGGTTCTGCTTCTGGGGCTTCCTCGCGGTGCGCCCCGACCCCACGCCGGAGGAGGTCCGCGCGGTCGTCCGGGCCGCCGCCGCCCTCGAGGTGCTGCAGGCGAGCGCGCTCGTGCACGACGACCTCATGGACGCCTCCGACACCCGCCGCGGCCGGCCGGCGACGCACCGCGCGTTCGAGGCCCGGCACCGGGAGGCGGGGTGGACCGGCGACCCGGAGCAGTACGGCGCGGCCGCGGCCGTCCTGCTCGGCGACCTCCTGCTGAGCTGGGCCGACGAGCTCCTGCGGCGGTGCGGGCTGCCGCTGCCGGCGGTCGCGCCGGCCCTCGAGGTGTTCGACCACTGCCGCAGCGAGGTCGTGACCGGCCAGTTCCTCGACGTCTCGGTGCAGGCCCGCGGCCGGGCCGACGTCGCGGAGGCGATGCGGGTGCTGCGCTACAAGTCGGCGAAGTACTCCGTCGAGCGTCCGCTCCACGTCGGGGCCGCGCTGGCCGGGGGCGACGCCGCGCAGCTGCGGGCACTGACCGACTTCGGCCTGCCCCTCGGCGAGGCCTTCCAGCTGCGCGACGACCAGCTCGGCGTCTTCGGCGAGCCCGCGACGACGGGCAAGCCCGCCGGCGACGACCTCGTGGAGGGCAAGCGGACCGTGCTCGTCGCGCTGGCCCTCGAGGCCCTGCCGGCGGACGACGCGGCCGTGCTCGACGCCGCGCTCGGCACGCCGCTCGACGCCGCCGCGGTGGACCGGCTGCGCGGGCTCTTCCGCAGCAGCGGAGCCGAGGCGGCCGTCGAGGACCTCATCGCGGGGCTGACGACCACGGCGCTCGAGGCGCTGGCCGCCGCCCGCTTCCCCGCCCCGGCCACCGCGGCGCTCGAGGCACTGGCGGTGGCGGCCACGCGGCGTACGTCGTGA
- the metF gene encoding methylenetetrahydrofolate reductase [NAD(P)H], producing the protein MSDDLPGTPTPGPRQPSEPGRPSIGELLRRGDRSFSFEFFPPKDAAGEEQLWTALHELQPYQPTFVSVTYGAGGSTRDRTIGMTGRIARETTLRAMGHLTCVGHTRDELVDVLRAYAAAGVHDVLALRGDPAEGPSAPWTPTEGGLHHAVELVELARSLDGALGTPFGIGVAAFPERHPGSESVEHDARVLAAKAAAGADFAVSQLFFRPGDYFALVERTRAAGADIPILPGIMPITNLASVRRMAELSGCEVPTEVMARFDGVTEPAEVRRVGVELATELCDALLAGGAPGLHFYTLNRSRATRDIFAALRIAA; encoded by the coding sequence GTGAGCGACGACCTGCCCGGCACCCCGACGCCCGGCCCCCGCCAGCCCAGCGAGCCCGGCCGGCCCAGCATCGGTGAGCTGCTGCGCCGCGGCGACCGCTCCTTCTCCTTCGAGTTCTTCCCGCCCAAGGACGCCGCCGGCGAGGAGCAGTTGTGGACGGCGCTGCACGAGCTGCAGCCCTACCAGCCGACGTTCGTCTCCGTGACGTACGGCGCCGGCGGCTCCACCCGCGACCGCACGATCGGCATGACGGGTCGGATCGCCCGGGAGACCACGCTGCGGGCCATGGGCCACCTCACGTGCGTCGGCCACACGCGCGACGAGCTCGTCGACGTGCTCCGCGCGTACGCCGCGGCCGGCGTCCACGACGTGCTGGCGCTGCGGGGCGACCCGGCCGAGGGGCCCTCGGCGCCGTGGACGCCCACCGAGGGCGGGCTGCACCACGCCGTCGAGCTCGTCGAGCTGGCCCGGTCCCTGGACGGGGCGCTCGGCACGCCCTTCGGCATCGGCGTGGCCGCCTTCCCGGAGCGCCACCCGGGCTCCGAGAGCGTCGAGCACGACGCGCGCGTGCTGGCCGCGAAGGCCGCCGCGGGGGCCGACTTCGCCGTCAGCCAGCTGTTCTTCCGGCCGGGCGACTACTTCGCGCTGGTCGAGCGCACCCGGGCCGCGGGCGCCGACATCCCGATCCTCCCGGGCATCATGCCGATCACCAACCTCGCCTCCGTGCGCCGGATGGCGGAGCTGTCGGGCTGCGAGGTGCCGACGGAGGTCATGGCCCGCTTCGACGGCGTCACGGAGCCCGCCGAGGTGCGGCGCGTCGGTGTCGAGCTGGCGACCGAGCTGTGCGACGCCCTGCTCGCGGGCGGGGCCCCGGGCCTGCACTTCTACACGCTCAACCGCTCGCGGGCGACGCGCGACATCTTCGCGGCGCTGCGCATCGCGGCCTGA
- a CDS encoding phytoene desaturase family protein, with translation MADVVVVGGGYGGLASAARLAKQGHAVTLVEAGDRLGGALERVVRGDFAWDAGPSSTLLPAVVRDLFRKTGRPLERELTLEHRDLVREHRFADGTALRLPGSSREAQQVAVDALSPGLGAAWLDHVAAYAETWEVLRREHLERPWLPDLADRATRAVLFPRESLDRRARRSFRDRRLRQVATWAAVAEGHDPRQVPAWVGVTAYLEQRFGIWTVGAGDGGMAALGDALERRLATRRVDVVRNTPVLDLELRGGRVAGVRTAAGTIDADVVVCAIDPRRLPTLAPHVARTLPALPAPVAHLGLEADGLPDLAPETVVHGKDVAFSITTGGTAPDGTRAWTVRGRGRLHEDVVEALARLGSDLDLRRRIVRRVDRSPREQVEAWGGTPWGVQWQGRGTVTARLGPTTPVPGVYAAGAHAAPGAGLPFVGLSAALVAQAVGPAERTR, from the coding sequence ATGGCGGACGTCGTGGTCGTCGGGGGCGGCTACGGGGGGCTGGCCAGTGCCGCGCGGCTCGCCAAGCAGGGCCACGCGGTCACCCTCGTGGAGGCGGGCGATCGGCTCGGCGGGGCACTCGAACGCGTCGTACGGGGCGACTTCGCGTGGGACGCAGGTCCGAGCAGCACCCTGCTCCCGGCGGTCGTGCGCGACCTCTTCCGCAAGACCGGCCGGCCGCTGGAGCGCGAGCTCACCCTGGAGCACCGCGACCTGGTGCGGGAGCACCGCTTCGCCGACGGCACCGCGCTCCGACTGCCCGGGAGCTCGCGCGAGGCCCAGCAGGTGGCCGTGGACGCCCTCTCCCCCGGCCTCGGCGCGGCCTGGCTCGACCACGTCGCGGCCTACGCGGAGACCTGGGAGGTGCTCCGCCGCGAGCACCTCGAGCGGCCCTGGCTGCCCGACCTCGCCGACCGCGCCACCCGCGCCGTGCTGTTCCCGCGCGAGTCGCTGGACCGTCGCGCCCGCCGCTCCTTCCGCGACCGCCGTCTGCGGCAGGTGGCGACCTGGGCCGCCGTGGCCGAGGGCCACGACCCCCGTCAGGTACCCGCCTGGGTGGGGGTGACGGCGTACCTCGAGCAGCGCTTCGGGATCTGGACCGTCGGGGCGGGCGATGGCGGGATGGCGGCGCTCGGCGATGCCCTCGAGCGTCGTCTCGCCACCCGTCGGGTGGACGTCGTCCGGAACACCCCCGTGCTCGACCTGGAGCTGCGCGGCGGTCGCGTGGCCGGGGTGCGCACCGCAGCGGGCACGATCGACGCCGACGTCGTCGTCTGCGCGATCGACCCGCGGCGCCTCCCGACCCTCGCCCCCCACGTGGCCCGCACGCTGCCCGCGCTGCCCGCGCCCGTCGCGCACCTCGGGCTCGAGGCCGACGGCCTCCCCGACCTCGCCCCGGAGACGGTGGTGCACGGCAAGGACGTGGCCTTCTCGATCACGACCGGCGGCACTGCTCCCGACGGCACCCGCGCCTGGACCGTGCGCGGTCGTGGCCGGCTCCACGAGGACGTGGTCGAGGCCCTCGCGCGCCTGGGCAGCGACCTCGACCTGCGCCGCAGGATCGTGCGCCGCGTGGACCGCAGCCCCCGGGAGCAGGTCGAGGCCTGGGGCGGCACGCCGTGGGGCGTGCAGTGGCAGGGGCGGGGCACCGTGACCGCACGGCTCGGGCCGACGACGCCCGTCCCGGGGGTGTACGCCGCGGGGGCGCACGCCGCCCCCGGCGCCGGCCTGCCGTTCGTGGGCCTCTCGGCCGCCCTCGTGGCGCAGGCCGTCGGCCCCGCCGAGCGGACGCGCTGA
- a CDS encoding isopenicillin N synthase family dioxygenase gives MSNDVVPVIDLSALRGGSPEDLERLVAQIDEACREIGFFQITGHGVDPDLVRRMYDVSRSFFDQPEAVKSAVAQPNPQTIRGYCAVGQQSFAYSDGIDTPSDLHEKYDVGPVDVPTGDAYYSPERAGAHFLPNQWPSTPAGMEETWTEYFRAMNDLCREIMSLFALALELPADYFAPVVDKDISMLRAINYPHRDEPPLPGQMRAGAHTDYGSVTIVRQEEAPGGLQVFTQDGDWMPVPVFPGAFVVNIGDLMAQWTNDRWISTRHRVAPPPPDSGDSRRMSLVFFHQPNYDAVIECIPTVLEEGEQPRYAAVTSGDHLMSKFEKTTASVGLGSTVAHA, from the coding sequence ATGTCCAACGACGTCGTCCCCGTCATCGACCTGTCCGCGCTGCGCGGGGGGTCGCCGGAGGATCTCGAGCGCCTCGTCGCGCAGATCGACGAGGCCTGCCGCGAGATCGGCTTCTTCCAGATCACCGGACACGGGGTCGACCCCGACCTGGTCCGACGCATGTACGACGTCTCCCGGTCGTTCTTCGACCAGCCCGAGGCGGTGAAGTCCGCCGTCGCGCAGCCCAACCCCCAGACGATCCGCGGCTACTGCGCGGTCGGGCAGCAGTCGTTCGCCTACTCCGACGGCATCGACACCCCCTCCGACCTCCACGAGAAGTACGACGTCGGCCCGGTCGACGTCCCCACGGGCGACGCCTACTACTCGCCCGAGCGGGCCGGCGCCCACTTCCTGCCGAACCAGTGGCCCAGCACGCCGGCGGGGATGGAGGAGACCTGGACCGAGTACTTCCGGGCGATGAACGACCTCTGCCGGGAGATCATGAGCCTGTTCGCCCTGGCGTTGGAGCTGCCGGCCGACTACTTCGCCCCCGTGGTCGACAAGGACATCAGCATGCTGCGGGCGATCAACTATCCGCACCGCGACGAGCCGCCACTGCCGGGCCAGATGCGCGCCGGGGCGCACACCGACTACGGCAGCGTCACCATCGTGCGCCAGGAGGAGGCACCCGGGGGGCTGCAGGTCTTCACCCAGGACGGCGACTGGATGCCGGTACCGGTGTTCCCCGGCGCGTTCGTGGTGAACATCGGCGACCTCATGGCGCAGTGGACCAACGACCGCTGGATCTCCACCCGGCACCGCGTCGCCCCGCCGCCGCCGGACAGCGGTGACAGCCGCCGGATGTCGCTCGTCTTCTTCCACCAGCCGAACTACGACGCGGTCATCGAGTGCATCCCCACGGTGCTGGAGGAGGGCGAGCAGCCGCGCTACGCGGCCGTCACGTCGGGCGACCACCTGATGAGCAAGTTCGAGAAGACCACCGCCTCGGTCGGCCTCGGCTCGACGGTCGCCCATGCCTGA
- a CDS encoding 2Fe-2S iron-sulfur cluster-binding protein, with product MPDVDDRAFTVELRRSGLEVEVPAGSTILETLRPLVTGLSWNCLDGVCGTCTQTILDGVPDHRDTVLSPRAKQAGKRITICVSRSRTDTLVLDL from the coding sequence ATGCCTGACGTGGACGACCGGGCGTTCACCGTCGAGCTGCGTCGCAGCGGCCTGGAGGTGGAGGTGCCGGCGGGGAGCACGATCCTGGAGACGCTGCGCCCGCTCGTCACGGGACTGAGCTGGAACTGCCTCGACGGTGTCTGCGGCACCTGCACGCAGACGATCCTGGACGGGGTGCCGGACCACCGCGACACGGTCCTGAGCCCGCGCGCGAAGCAGGCCGGCAAGCGGATCACCATCTGCGTGAGCCGATCGCGCACCGACACCCTGGTGCTGGACCTGTGA